One segment of Ipomoea triloba cultivar NCNSP0323 chromosome 12, ASM357664v1 DNA contains the following:
- the LOC115998276 gene encoding probable zinc metalloprotease EGY2, chloroplastic: protein MSFPAIFRGNVVPLLQCSSCSHLRFQPLLSCSAIARQKQIDFPTKHLLRFAFNMKRDVICSFSASETEPDRNEDNERKLHEEENSSGSADSASADTSEPNSLADQDNGQNLGMLESKDLVNGNSANANAQTGNEDADDIQIASGSPLPGLKPQQLDEAIRIPKETIDILKDQVFGFDTFFVTSQEPYEGGVLFKGNLRGQAARSYEKISKRMQDRFGDLYKLFLLINPEDDKPVAVVVPRITLQPDTTAVPEWFAAGAFGLVTIFTLLLRNVPALQANLLSVFDNFDLLENGLPGALVTALILGVHEISHTLVAQKAGIKLGVPYFVPSWQIGSFGAITRILNIVPKREDLLKLAAAGPLAGFSLGFILLLLGFFLPPADGLGVVIDPSVFHESLLAGGIAKLLLGDALKEGTPISVNPLVLWSLAGLLINAINSIPAGELDGGRISFSIWGRKASARLSSAAIGLLGISALFSDVAFYWVVLIFVLQRGPIAPLSEEISDPDNKYIALGIAVLLLGLLVCLPYPFPFSNEAVMVSSDIIM, encoded by the exons ATGAGTTTTCCGGCGATTTTTCGCGGTAATGTCGTTCCTCTATTGCAGTGCAGCTCCTGCTCTCACCTCCGCTTCCAACCTCTGCTGTCTTGCTCGGCTATTGCTCGCCAGAAACAAATCGATTTTCCGACCAAACACCTGCTTAG GTTCGCGTTCAATATGAAGCGAGATGTAATTTGCAGCTTTAGTGCGTCAGAAACCGAGCCTGATAGGAATGAAGACAAT GAAAGGAAGTTGCATGAAGAAGAAAACAGCTCGGGCTCAGCTGACTCAGCTTCAGCAGATACATCGGAGCCAAACTCTTTGGCTGATCAA GATAATGGGCAAAATTTGGGGATGCTTGAGTCTAAAGACTTGGTCAATGGTAATAGTGCAAACGCCAATGCCCAAACTGGAAATGAG GATGCCGATGACATTCAAATTGCAAGCGGATCCCCTCTTCCAGGTCTCAAG CCACAGCAACTTGATGAAGCTATCAGGATTCCAAAGGAAACTATTGATATTTTGAAGGATCAAGTATTTGGTTTTGACACTTTTTTTGTGACAAGCCAGGAACCATATGAG GGTGGAGTTTTATTTAAAGGGAATCTACGAGGGCAGGCTGCAAGAAGTTATGAAAAAATATCAAAGAGAATGCAG GACAGATTTGGAGATTTGTATAAACTCTTTCTTTTAATCAATCCAGAGGACGATAAGCCTGTAGCGGTTGTGGTTCCACGAATAACCCTGCAACCAGATACAACTG CTGTCCCCGAATGGTTTGCTGCTGGTGCTTTCGGACTTGTCACAATATTTACCCTTCTTCTTCGTAATGTGCCTGCATTGCAAGCAAACTTGTT GTCAGTTTTTGACAATTTTGACTTGTTGGAGAATGGCCTTCCTGGAGCGCTTGTAACTGCACTTATTCTCGGTGTTCATGAAATTAGCCACACTTTAGTTGCACAAAAAGCTGGAATTAAGCTGGGTGTGCCATATTTTGTTCCTAGCTGGCAG ATAGGCTCTTTTGGTGCTATAACAAGGATTTTGAATATAGTACCTAAGCGCGAAGATCTTTTGAAGCTTGCCGCAGCTGGCCCTTTGGCTGGGTTCTCATTGGGATTTATTCTTTTGCTTTTGGGATTCTTCCTACCACCTGCTGATGGCTTAGGTGTTGTAATAGATCCCTCTGTGTTTCATGAATCACTTCTGGCTGGGGGCATAG CTAAGCTGCTTCTTGGAGATGCTCTGAAGGAAGGCACTCCCATATCTGTAAATCCACTTGTACTATGGTCCTTGGCTGGACTTCTGATCAACGCCATTAACAGTATTCCTGCAGGAGAGCTCGACGGTGGAAGAATTTCTTTCTCCATATGGGGGAGAAAG GCTTCAGCTCGCCTCAGTTCTGCCGCCATTGGGCTTCTTGGAATATCAGCATTATTCAGTGACGTGGCATTTTATTGGGTGGTCCTAATATTTGTGTTGCAGAG